Proteins from one Ranitomeya variabilis isolate aRanVar5 chromosome 1, aRanVar5.hap1, whole genome shotgun sequence genomic window:
- the EMC4 gene encoding ER membrane protein complex subunit 4 isoform X2, translated as MALLYGDILSPSLCPADLVDTDMAASSHLIAKSGRRFKWAIEFSTGGTRGRGERSATQDSMYPVGYSDKQVPDTSVQESDHILVEKRCWDIALGPLKQIPMNLFIMYMAGNTISIFPIMMVCMMAWRPIQALLATPATFKLLESSGQRFLQGLVYLIGNLLGLALAVYKCQSMGLLPTHASDWLAFIEPPERMEYNGGGLLL; from the exons ATGGCTCTTTTATACGGTGACATCCTCTCCCCCTCATTGTGTCCTGCTGATCTAGTG GACACAGACATGGCAGCGTCATCACAtttaattgcaaaaagtggacggcGATTTAAATGGGCCATTGAGTTCAGTACTGGTGGAACCAG GGGCCGCGGTGAGAGGAGCGCCACACAAGACAGCATGTATCCTGTGGGATATTCTGATAAGCAAGTCCCAGACACCAGTGTACAAGAGTCCGACCACATTCTAGTAGAGAAG CGTTGCTGGGACATCGCCCTGGGACCACTCAAGCAGATCCCCATGAATTTATTCATAATGTATATGGCTGGGAACACGATTTCCATCTTCCCCATTATGATGGTGTGTATGATGGCATGGCGACCCATACAAGCACTGCTGGCGACACCTGCTA cCTTTAAACTCCTGGAAAGCTCCGGTCAGCGGTTTCTCCAAGGCTTGGTTTATCTCATTGGAAACCTTCTGGGTCTTGCATTGGCGGTTTATAAGTGTCAGTCTATGGGACTCCTGCCCACGCATGCTTCTGATTGGCTGGCCTTTATTGAACCACCTGAG
- the EMC4 gene encoding ER membrane protein complex subunit 4 isoform X3, protein MAASSHLIAKSGRRFKWAIEFSTGGTRGRGERSATQDSMYPVGYSDKQVPDTSVQESDHILVEKRCWDIALGPLKQIPMNLFIMYMAGNTISIFPIMMVCMMAWRPIQALLATPATFKLLESSGQRFLQGLVYLIGNLLGLALAVYKCQSMGLLPTHASDWLAFIEPPERMEYNGGGLLL, encoded by the exons ATGGCAGCGTCATCACAtttaattgcaaaaagtggacggcGATTTAAATGGGCCATTGAGTTCAGTACTGGTGGAACCAG GGGCCGCGGTGAGAGGAGCGCCACACAAGACAGCATGTATCCTGTGGGATATTCTGATAAGCAAGTCCCAGACACCAGTGTACAAGAGTCCGACCACATTCTAGTAGAGAAG CGTTGCTGGGACATCGCCCTGGGACCACTCAAGCAGATCCCCATGAATTTATTCATAATGTATATGGCTGGGAACACGATTTCCATCTTCCCCATTATGATGGTGTGTATGATGGCATGGCGACCCATACAAGCACTGCTGGCGACACCTGCTA cCTTTAAACTCCTGGAAAGCTCCGGTCAGCGGTTTCTCCAAGGCTTGGTTTATCTCATTGGAAACCTTCTGGGTCTTGCATTGGCGGTTTATAAGTGTCAGTCTATGGGACTCCTGCCCACGCATGCTTCTGATTGGCTGGCCTTTATTGAACCACCTGAG
- the EMC4 gene encoding ER membrane protein complex subunit 4 isoform X1 — translation MGCVSAACRCRGVSPSILQDTDMAASSHLIAKSGRRFKWAIEFSTGGTRGRGERSATQDSMYPVGYSDKQVPDTSVQESDHILVEKRCWDIALGPLKQIPMNLFIMYMAGNTISIFPIMMVCMMAWRPIQALLATPATFKLLESSGQRFLQGLVYLIGNLLGLALAVYKCQSMGLLPTHASDWLAFIEPPERMEYNGGGLLL, via the exons ATGGGTTGTGTTAGCGCCGCCTGCAGGTGCCGGGGTGTATCGCCCTCCATCTTACAG GACACAGACATGGCAGCGTCATCACAtttaattgcaaaaagtggacggcGATTTAAATGGGCCATTGAGTTCAGTACTGGTGGAACCAG GGGCCGCGGTGAGAGGAGCGCCACACAAGACAGCATGTATCCTGTGGGATATTCTGATAAGCAAGTCCCAGACACCAGTGTACAAGAGTCCGACCACATTCTAGTAGAGAAG CGTTGCTGGGACATCGCCCTGGGACCACTCAAGCAGATCCCCATGAATTTATTCATAATGTATATGGCTGGGAACACGATTTCCATCTTCCCCATTATGATGGTGTGTATGATGGCATGGCGACCCATACAAGCACTGCTGGCGACACCTGCTA cCTTTAAACTCCTGGAAAGCTCCGGTCAGCGGTTTCTCCAAGGCTTGGTTTATCTCATTGGAAACCTTCTGGGTCTTGCATTGGCGGTTTATAAGTGTCAGTCTATGGGACTCCTGCCCACGCATGCTTCTGATTGGCTGGCCTTTATTGAACCACCTGAG